In Herpetosiphonaceae bacterium, the genomic stretch GTTTGCACTTCTGCTTTGAGGATCGTAAGATCGTTTGTTGCGGTGAGCCAGACGGCTTGAACATTTGAAATAGTGGTGAATGAGCTTATCCCGCATACCAGCAGTATCACGCCAAGGAATACGAGCATAGCGATCACGTAGCTCTGGTGATACTCGCTTGACCGCTTCGCCAATAATTTCGATCTGCCCGATAACACCATCCTGCACAAGGCTTTGGCTAGTAAAAGTCGTCTCATCAATACCTTGCAGGTAATGTTCAACCTTGGCGATAGCATCTAGGATATGCTGAAGATAGATGGAATCACCTTGCATCATACACCACCTGCAAATCACGGAGGACATGATCGCGCAGATAGGGATGGAGTGCGTTTTCGGTGACAAGATCAA encodes the following:
- a CDS encoding DUF86 domain-containing protein, which gives rise to MMQGDSIYLQHILDAIAKVEHYLQGIDETTFTSQSLVQDGVIGQIEIIGEAVKRVSPELRDRYARIPWRDTAGMRDKLIHHYFKCSSRLAHRNKRSYDPQSRSANDPTGT